A genomic region of Clostridiales bacterium contains the following coding sequences:
- a CDS encoding NCS2 family permease — MENFFKLKENGTNVTTEIIAGFTTFFAMSYIIFVNPAILSQTGIPWGGVFLATIIAATIGTLVMGLFANVPYAQAPGMGLNAFFTYTVCFGLGFSWQQALSMVFICGIINIIITVTKIRKSIIKSIPVSLQNAIGGGIGIFIAYIGIKNAGFLQFTSDPGKHAILKDGTVIADASAVPALVAFNNPAVILALIGLVITVALLLFKVRGAILISIILTTLIGIPMGVVDVTTAGATTGIGKSFAQLGTTIGVIFTSKGIGSLFSDISKLPLVLMTIFSFSLSDTFDTIGTFIGTGRRSGIFSKEDEIAMETSSGFKSKMDKALFADAIATSIGALFGTSNTTTYVESAAGIGAGGRTGLTSVVTALLFVACIFLAPIAGLVPSAATAPVLIVVGIMMLSSFKEIKWADLEEAIPAFFAGIFMALCYSISYGIAGGFIFYCIVKICKKQTKDIHPILLVATLLFILNFIILSII; from the coding sequence TTGGAAAACTTTTTCAAACTAAAGGAAAACGGTACAAATGTGACAACTGAAATTATTGCAGGCTTTACCACATTCTTTGCGATGTCATACATCATATTTGTCAATCCGGCAATACTATCACAAACTGGCATACCGTGGGGCGGCGTCTTCCTGGCGACAATCATTGCAGCCACAATAGGCACTCTCGTCATGGGACTCTTTGCAAATGTGCCATATGCACAGGCTCCGGGCATGGGTTTAAACGCCTTCTTTACTTATACAGTATGTTTTGGTCTGGGTTTTAGCTGGCAGCAAGCTCTGTCAATGGTTTTTATCTGCGGTATTATTAATATTATAATAACCGTGACAAAGATTCGTAAATCGATCATCAAATCGATTCCAGTCAGCCTTCAAAATGCAATCGGCGGAGGAATCGGTATTTTTATCGCTTACATCGGCATCAAAAACGCAGGCTTTTTACAGTTTACTTCAGATCCCGGCAAACATGCCATTTTAAAAGACGGGACCGTTATTGCCGACGCAAGTGCGGTACCTGCGCTTGTGGCATTTAACAATCCCGCTGTCATATTGGCCTTAATCGGACTTGTTATAACCGTTGCATTATTGCTTTTCAAAGTGAGAGGAGCAATCTTGATCAGCATTATACTGACTACATTGATCGGCATTCCTATGGGCGTTGTCGATGTTACAACTGCAGGCGCAACCACCGGAATAGGCAAGTCCTTTGCTCAGCTTGGCACTACTATCGGAGTTATTTTCACCAGTAAGGGAATAGGTTCACTTTTCAGCGATATCTCTAAATTGCCTCTTGTTTTAATGACTATATTCTCTTTCAGTCTGTCGGATACATTCGATACAATCGGAACTTTCATAGGCACAGGCCGCAGAAGCGGAATCTTCAGCAAAGAAGATGAAATCGCCATGGAAACCAGTTCGGGATTTAAATCAAAAATGGATAAAGCTCTTTTTGCAGATGCAATCGCGACTTCGATAGGAGCATTATTTGGTACATCAAACACAACTACCTATGTTGAAAGTGCGGCAGGAATAGGTGCAGGCGGCCGTACGGGCTTAACAAGTGTCGTTACCGCATTGTTATTTGTTGCATGTATCTTCCTGGCACCTATCGCGGGTCTGGTCCCCTCGGCTGCAACCGCACCGGTTCTTATCGTAGTTGGCATCATGATGCTTTCATCTTTCAAAGAGATTAAGTGGGCAGATTTGGAAGAAGCCATTCCGGCTTTCTTTGCAGGCATATTCATGGCTCTTTGCTACAGTATTTCCTATGGTATAGCAGGAGGATTCATATTCTACTGTATCGTCAAGATTTGCAAAAAGCAAACTAAAGATATTCATCCGATATTGCTTGTAGCCACACTGCTCTTTATATTGAACTTTATAATTCTTTCGATTATCTAA
- a CDS encoding CehA/McbA family metallohydrolase, producing the protein MPCTKTIKMDILIGKEKEGLYFDLPFQTPKGVQRIDIRYSYERHRSTAVNGVTKNEEINIIDLALSSGAGEFIGSSGSDRSHVWVSEYNSSDGYAPVETKEGTWNIIVGAYKVHDEGVKVTYEITFEFKERTLLKGDCHVHTTGSDGVLPVNVIEQLAISNNLDFIFITDHNNYYHDPALRSSKNLTVIPGVEWTHFKGHANMLGVERAFYGKYYANDIEGVQKIFSEARKNGAVIVINHPFDQNCSWRLGLHNIQYDCIEAWNGIIKQSDMQCIGWWHNELCQGRKIPIIGGSDFHRFENFGMIGRPTTCVYSMSRSRTDIIDAILHGRSYITFQPQAPSVDMRCNDGFIGDTVKYEKGLDISFAFSSLNAGDIIRIYSSSGIEKEINVSQAGEMSFKIEAKDSAFYRAEIYRKLLPNLPPFLCLVTNPIYFSK; encoded by the coding sequence ATGCCATGTACGAAAACCATAAAAATGGATATTTTAATTGGCAAGGAAAAGGAAGGGCTTTATTTCGACCTACCGTTTCAAACCCCAAAAGGTGTACAGAGGATAGATATCAGGTACAGCTATGAACGGCACCGCAGCACCGCTGTAAATGGAGTAACAAAAAATGAGGAGATCAACATCATCGACCTTGCCCTGTCGTCCGGAGCAGGGGAATTTATCGGCTCTTCAGGCTCGGACAGAAGCCATGTTTGGGTATCGGAATACAATTCATCCGACGGATATGCCCCCGTTGAAACGAAAGAAGGAACATGGAACATAATAGTCGGCGCATACAAAGTCCACGACGAAGGCGTAAAGGTTACATATGAAATAACATTCGAATTTAAAGAGCGCACGCTTCTCAAGGGAGATTGCCATGTTCATACCACAGGTTCCGACGGCGTACTGCCGGTGAACGTGATTGAGCAGCTTGCAATATCGAACAACCTCGATTTTATATTCATCACAGATCACAACAACTATTACCATGACCCTGCCCTAAGAAGCAGCAAAAACCTGACCGTGATCCCGGGAGTCGAGTGGACACATTTTAAAGGCCATGCAAATATGCTCGGCGTAGAAAGGGCTTTTTATGGAAAATATTATGCCAATGATATTGAAGGCGTACAGAAGATATTCAGCGAAGCCAGAAAAAATGGCGCAGTAATAGTCATAAACCACCCATTTGACCAAAACTGCAGCTGGAGGTTGGGACTTCATAATATACAGTATGACTGTATCGAAGCCTGGAACGGCATAATAAAGCAAAGTGACATGCAGTGCATAGGATGGTGGCACAATGAGCTTTGCCAGGGAAGGAAAATCCCAATTATAGGAGGAAGCGATTTTCACAGGTTCGAAAATTTCGGAATGATCGGGCGTCCTACGACATGCGTATACAGTATGTCGAGGAGCCGTACTGATATAATAGATGCCATACTGCACGGCCGCTCGTATATAACCTTTCAGCCGCAGGCCCCTTCTGTCGATATGCGATGCAATGACGGTTTTATAGGTGATACCGTAAAATATGAAAAAGGCCTCGATATTTCATTTGCGTTTTCATCTCTGAATGCAGGGGATATTATCAGGATTTATTCTTCATCGGGAATTGAAAAGGAAATCAATGTTTCGCAGGCCGGCGAAATGAGTTTTAAAATAGAAGCAAAGGATTCGGCTTTTTATCGGGCTGAAATTTATAGAAAACTTCTGCCCAATCTTCCGCCTTTCCTTTGCCTTGTTACAAACCCGATTTACTTTTCAAAGTAA
- a CDS encoding polysaccharide deacetylase family protein: MSNRYLIVNADDFGVCKETNDAVEHLFNEGRITSTTVMAPSREAKDAVRRAVNNKKVNMGLHITLNSDYEYERWRSIAPPSSVSSILDDKGRLFHDVSLFYKGARGDEVSTEINAQYDFVTSLGYTLDHADSHCGTVYGITGRPFLKEAFELCVKYHLPFRFPKGDGYIKEMFKGGAIPYEIDKAHKMAAAFAQKMGVHVLSDMFTSQSRVRDLGSYENLKKYYINEIRNIKEGITEMFLHPSGFSKEHMEASPEWRKRMWEYQFLMDDDFLKTVQQEGINLVSWSTAPFDKF, encoded by the coding sequence ATGTCGAACAGATATCTTATTGTAAATGCAGATGATTTTGGAGTGTGCAAGGAGACAAATGATGCTGTGGAGCACCTGTTCAATGAAGGCAGGATCACATCGACGACGGTTATGGCACCCAGCAGGGAGGCGAAGGATGCCGTACGCCGGGCGGTCAATAACAAAAAAGTAAATATGGGGCTTCACATCACGCTGAATTCAGATTATGAATATGAAAGGTGGAGAAGCATCGCTCCACCGAGTTCCGTATCATCCATCCTTGATGACAAGGGAAGATTATTTCATGATGTAAGTCTGTTTTACAAAGGGGCAAGGGGCGATGAGGTATCGACGGAAATAAATGCACAGTATGATTTTGTGACATCTTTAGGATATACCCTTGACCATGCAGACAGCCACTGCGGCACCGTATATGGTATTACCGGCAGGCCATTTTTAAAGGAAGCTTTTGAACTTTGCGTGAAATATCATCTGCCTTTCAGGTTTCCCAAAGGTGACGGATATATTAAAGAAATGTTTAAAGGCGGTGCCATACCATATGAAATAGATAAGGCCCATAAAATGGCTGCTGCTTTTGCTCAAAAGATGGGAGTGCACGTACTCTCCGATATGTTTACGAGCCAGTCCCGCGTCAGAGACCTGGGAAGCTATGAGAACCTGAAAAAATATTATATAAATGAAATTAGAAACATAAAAGAAGGTATAACCGAGATGTTTTTGCACCCATCGGGATTCAGCAAAGAGCATATGGAAGCTTCTCCTGAGTGGCGAAAGCGAATGTGGGAGTACCAATTTCTGATGGATGACGATTTTTTAAAGACAGTGCAGCAGGAAGGCATAAACCTTGTTTCCTGGAGCACTGCCCCATTTGATAAGTTTTAA
- a CDS encoding MFS transporter, which translates to MEPQVKKTSPFRYAIGMFGTSIPINMFKTFSAIFYVDKLGLDTASYSLVLFIYTFIDAADNSIYGYLSDRTRTRWGRRRPWLVIGAPLLGLSFLAFFNPPQFLIASNWLFIYFFISYILTGTLDSLVNANYGALFPELFPSDAERASTNAMRQAFQLVAMVISIALTPMVASRIGYSTTALLYGILGASVIIYSTIGCHENPQYLKNEKPQLWDSIKSLAKNKKFWIAGFTNAFYSATMSLVMAGITFYTKYALKIKDSQSTYLLGTVLFIAIGAVAIWAQLIKKKTLIPVWRGALMVLGIGFIPLYFANSLITAIIASSVVGFGFAGVIATMDLIGARIIDEDAQKSGTHREGIYSGVGGFMNRMNGLFTSLAFLLVNRLYGFKSGKVPGPNPGAASKFLLIIFPFILMVISCIFSRFLNFPEKSIKESKTLKSREV; encoded by the coding sequence ATGGAACCTCAGGTGAAAAAGACCAGCCCCTTCCGCTATGCGATAGGGATGTTTGGGACATCTATACCTATTAATATGTTCAAAACTTTTTCAGCAATATTTTATGTGGATAAACTCGGACTCGATACTGCATCATATTCTTTAGTACTGTTTATATATACTTTTATAGATGCTGCTGACAACTCTATTTACGGATATCTTTCAGACAGGACAAGGACCAGATGGGGCAGGCGAAGGCCGTGGCTTGTGATAGGTGCACCGCTTCTTGGATTGAGTTTTTTAGCATTTTTTAATCCTCCCCAATTTCTTATCGCAAGCAACTGGCTTTTCATATACTTTTTTATAAGCTACATACTCACCGGTACGCTGGATTCTTTAGTGAATGCCAACTACGGAGCGCTGTTCCCAGAGTTATTTCCAAGCGATGCCGAGAGGGCTTCCACAAATGCAATGAGACAGGCATTCCAACTGGTGGCGATGGTCATAAGCATAGCCCTTACGCCGATGGTTGCAAGCAGGATTGGATATTCAACAACGGCTTTGTTGTATGGTATCCTCGGTGCATCAGTTATAATTTATTCAACCATCGGATGTCATGAAAATCCTCAATACCTTAAAAACGAAAAGCCGCAACTCTGGGATAGCATCAAATCACTGGCAAAAAACAAAAAATTTTGGATCGCAGGTTTTACCAATGCATTCTATAGCGCCACAATGTCCCTGGTAATGGCCGGCATTACTTTTTATACTAAATACGCATTGAAGATTAAAGACAGCCAGTCGACATATTTGCTGGGAACGGTCCTCTTTATCGCCATAGGCGCTGTTGCAATATGGGCGCAGCTGATAAAGAAGAAAACCCTTATTCCTGTATGGAGAGGGGCATTGATGGTACTGGGTATAGGTTTTATACCTCTTTATTTTGCAAATTCCCTTATAACCGCAATTATTGCAAGCTCCGTTGTAGGCTTTGGATTTGCAGGAGTTATCGCCACCATGGATCTTATAGGTGCGAGGATAATCGACGAGGATGCGCAGAAGTCAGGTACCCACAGGGAAGGTATATATTCAGGCGTGGGAGGTTTTATGAACAGGATGAACGGTCTTTTTACAAGTTTGGCATTCCTACTTGTAAACAGGCTGTATGGTTTTAAAAGCGGAAAAGTTCCAGGTCCCAATCCAGGCGCTGCCTCCAAATTTCTTTTAATTATTTTTCCTTTTATACTTATGGTAATAAGCTGCATATTTTCACGTTTTCTAAATTTCCCAGAAAAATCTATCAAGGAATCAAAAACATTAAAATCAAGAGAGGTGTAG